Proteins encoded in a region of the Methanofollis tationis genome:
- a CDS encoding class I SAM-dependent methyltransferase: MAQENKGERIQKTLKDLPLTPSSRVLDVGSGPGALAIPIARQVDHVTAVEPSEGMCSVLEEMNGEEEIGNIDVVQKRWEDTSVAEDLSPPYDIVFASYSLDVPDIRDAIRKLEEASSRYVYIYWFAGETSWDAMSRELWPLLHGSSFIPSPKCDIIYNVLYSMAIYPNIEVFPFRHINRFADLAEAVNHFGSRCFVETDEQREILRQYLSSHARTDGDTVIVPGHSTRVKMWWERADSPI; encoded by the coding sequence ATGGCTCAGGAGAATAAGGGAGAACGGATCCAGAAGACCCTGAAAGATCTCCCCTTAACGCCCTCATCGCGTGTGCTCGACGTCGGTTCAGGTCCGGGCGCCCTTGCCATTCCCATCGCCAGGCAGGTCGACCATGTCACAGCCGTTGAGCCCTCAGAGGGCATGTGCTCGGTTCTTGAGGAGATGAACGGTGAGGAGGAGATCGGCAACATCGATGTTGTACAGAAACGGTGGGAGGACACCAGCGTCGCGGAGGATCTCAGCCCGCCGTATGATATCGTCTTTGCGTCCTACTCTCTTGACGTTCCCGACATCAGAGACGCCATCAGGAAGCTGGAGGAGGCGTCCTCCCGCTATGTGTATATCTACTGGTTTGCCGGGGAAACGTCGTGGGACGCGATGTCACGGGAACTCTGGCCTCTCCTCCATGGATCGTCGTTCATCCCCTCTCCAAAATGCGACATCATCTACAACGTGCTGTATTCGATGGCCATCTACCCGAACATCGAGGTATTCCCTTTCAGGCACATCAACCGGTTTGCAGACCTTGCTGAGGCGGTCAACCACTTTGGCTCGCGGTGCTTTGTCGAGACGGATGAGCAGAGGGAGATCCTCAGGCAGTACCTGAGCAGTCATGCCCGGACAGACGGGGATACCGTCATCGTGCCCGGACATTCGACCCGGGTGAAGATGTGGTGGGAGAGGGCGGATTCACCCATCTAA
- a CDS encoding flavin reductase family protein, whose translation MQLPPHKRENVLPLPVVLISTISKSGIRNAAPWGNITPILRPLDEIVLASWLRRDTLDNIRETGEFVVNVPPATMIEEVMICARNYPPEIDEFVEANLTPRPSTVVAPPGIEGSVAWMECQLVEEILREKYALVIGKVVHLEVNDRYATGKGDIDIESARPLSMVCSNDGIRYTRPVDAGRFAPYAEMFIRKP comes from the coding sequence ATGCAACTGCCACCGCACAAACGCGAAAATGTCCTGCCGCTCCCCGTGGTGCTGATCTCCACGATCTCGAAGTCCGGGATCCGCAACGCCGCTCCGTGGGGCAACATAACGCCGATTCTCCGGCCACTCGACGAGATCGTCCTTGCTTCCTGGCTGCGGCGCGATACCCTCGACAACATCAGGGAGACCGGCGAGTTCGTCGTCAACGTGCCGCCGGCGACGATGATCGAAGAGGTGATGATCTGCGCCCGGAATTACCCGCCCGAGATCGACGAGTTCGTTGAGGCAAACCTCACGCCCCGCCCCTCCACCGTCGTCGCCCCTCCCGGCATCGAAGGATCGGTCGCGTGGATGGAATGCCAGCTCGTTGAAGAGATCCTCAGGGAAAAGTACGCCCTGGTCATCGGCAAAGTTGTTCACCTTGAGGTGAACGACCGCTACGCTACCGGAAAAGGAGATATCGACATCGAATCCGCACGGCCACTCTCCATGGTCTGCAGCAACGACGGCATTCGCTACACCCGTCCGGTCGATGCAGGGCGGTTCGCGCCCTACGCAGAGATGTTCATCAGGAAACCCTGA